In one window of Microcaecilia unicolor chromosome 9, aMicUni1.1, whole genome shotgun sequence DNA:
- the CDCA4 gene encoding cell division cycle-associated protein 4: MFARGIKRKCFDGEDEVDGSLAGFKAIPSYNLQRQSLLDMSLVKLQLCHMLVEPNLCRSVLIANTVRQIQEEMTQDGTWQIINAQSTGQTSLDRLVSTDILCRSSKEQGEGKFISGYSSFSTDFEETRSQDISELSTVTSVQTSRNMQNLWEMGSPQDNKGNFQKSLDQIFETLENKNPNSVEDLFSDVDTSYYDLDTVLTGMMGNTKMGHCEVLENFSSQATTNSSSNCKTELNEIDHIVEILVES, from the coding sequence ATGTTTGCAAGAGGGATAAAAAGGAAATGTTTTGATGGTGAAGACGAAGTTGATGGATCATTAGCTGGTTTTAAAGCCATTCCTTCATATAATCTTCAACGACAGTCGTTGTTGGACATGTCTTTGGTTAAACTTCAACTCTGCCACATGCTCGTTGAACCTAATCTTTGTCGCTCAGTGCTTATAGCTAATACAGTTCGACAGATCCAAGAGGAGATGACTCAGGATGGGACCTGGCAGATAATAAATGCACAGAGTACAGGACAAACATCTTTGGACCGTTTGGTTTCAACAGACATTCTTTGTCGTTCCTCCAAGGAACAAGGTGAAGGAAAATTTATTTCAGGATATAGCAGTTTTAGTACAGACTTTGAGGAAACTCGGTCACAAGATATATCAGAATTATCAACAGTTACTTCTGTGCAAACCTCAAGAAATATGCAGAATCTCTGGGAAATGGGGAGCCCACAAGATAACAAAGGAAACTTTCAAAAGTCTTTAGATCAAATATTTGaaacattagaaaataaaaaCCCTAATTCTGTTGAAGATTTGTTTTCGGATGTTGACACCTCTTACTATGATCTTGATACAGTGCTTACTGGAATGATGGGAAACACTAAAATGGGACACTGTGAAGTATTAGAAAACTTCTCATCTCAAGCTACAACAAATTCCAGTTCTAACTGTAAAACAGAACTTAATGAGATTGATCATATTGTGGAGATCCTTGTTGAATCTTGA